A stretch of DNA from Thalassospiraceae bacterium LMO-SO8:
GGCGCTCGACCACATGCGCCGGGAATTCAAGCGCCTGGCGCCGGACATGGCCGATCTGGTCGACGATTTGGCCGCGCGCCGGGCCGATCCGCGCGCCGCCGCGCGTCTGCTGGTGGAAAAGGCCCTGAAGCCGTCGTAAGCCGCGACCGGCTATTTCAAGACAAGGATCAACCCGCTGACCGCCGCGATGGTCAGAATGGCGATGCGCAGGCGCTCCCGGTTGACATAGCGCCGGGTCACCGGGGCGAGGGCCAGGCCGATCGCCACGCCGGGCAACAGCACGACGGTGCGGCCGATTTCCGGGGCGCCGAACGCCCCGATCAGCACCTGGGCCGCCACCGCCGACAGATAGGCGGCGGTGAAATAGGCCCCCAGCATGGCGCGGGCGACCCGGGGTTCGGCGTTCTGAAAGGCGAGGGAGATGGCCGGACCGTGGATGCCCGCCATCGTTCCCATGATGCCTGAGACACCGGCGGCGGCCAGCAGGCCACGGCCTTTGACCACGGCCGTCTTGGCCATGATGCTGACGCCGACGGCCAGCAGGATCATCACCCCGAACAGGCGTTGCAGGTTCATCCCCTGGACAGCCTGTAAGGCAACGGCGCCGACCACCGTGCCCGCCGCCAGGCCGATCAGGCAGGTCATGAGCATACGGCGGTCGATGGCATCGCGCTCGCCGTAGGCCGTCAGGGCCGCCAGCACGACCCCCGCCAACAGCATGGGGCCGGGCACGAAGGCCGGGTCGAGCAAGGCCAGGACCGGCGCCGCCAGCAAAGCAAAGCCCAGGCCAAGCGCTGTCTGGAACGCGCAGCCGAAGGCCATGGCGCTGATCGCGATCAGAATCGTCGAAAGGGTGAGTCCGTCAAACGTCATGACGGCATCGTAGCGCCTTTATCCCCGGTGCGATGCCCCGATCGCGATGCGGCGCAGGTAATCCGGTTCGGGCACGCCGGGCTTCAGACGATGGTCGGCGACGGGCTCGCCGACCACGGTGGTGATCGGCACCACCCCGGCCCAGACGTCGAGGTCGTAATCGGGTTCGTCATCAAGGGGGCCGCCCGTGCGCATCTTGGCCGCACCTTCGTCGATGGCGAGCGCGCAGATGGTGGTGCCCTTCAGTTCCTGGTCCGTGGTCTCGCGCAGTTCCTCCCAGCGGCCCGGGGTCAGACGGTCGGTGAAATCCTTCAAGGTGGCCAATTTCTCGGCCGGATCCTCGATCTTCACCGCCTCGCCGAACAGGGTCACGCCCCGGTAATTGACGGAATGATGAAAGCCCGACCGCGCCATCACCAGGCCGTCCAGGTGCGAGACGGTAAAGCACACGGGCACGCCGCCGGTCACCGTGCGCAGCATGCGGCTGGCCGCCGAGCCGTGCCAATACACCCGGTCGCCGTGCCGCCAGTAACAGGTCGCGGTGACATAGGGGGCGCCGTCGATGACGTAGCCGACATGGCACATCAGGCCCGCGTCCAGAATCGCATCGACCGTGGCGCGGTCGTAGGCGGCGCGCTTGGGCACCCGTTTGACCTTGGAGCGGTCGGTGATCCGCAGGTCGGGGGAAGTGGGCATGGTCCGGTTCCTTCTGCTTGGTCGATACCGTCTTGCCGGTGATGGCGGTCTCCCTGTACCGTGCAACTTGGTTCTTGGAAAAGAGCCATAAGTTTTATTCTGGTGGAGCCATTGAGATGCCCCCCTCGGGCCGCGTGAAACTGGGCCGGGATTCCCAGCTGATCGACCTAAGCCTGGACCGCTCTGGCGGCCAGCCCCTGAACGAACAGCTTTACAAGGGGATCAAGGGTCTGATCCTGGCCGGCGTGCTGCGCTCTGGCGCGCGCCTGCCGGCCAGCCGCATCCTCGCCCGCGAACTGGAGATTTCCCGCAACACGGTGCTTGCGGCCTATGACCAGCTTCTGGCCGAGGGCTTCACCGAGGCCCGGCCGGGTGCGGGCACGCGGGTGTCGGCGGACCTGCCGGATCTGTCCGGCGACCTGCGCGCCGCCGGGCCGTTGCCGGTGGATGCCGCGGCACCGCCCCCTTTGCCGGCGCGGGTGCTTGACCTGATGTCGCGTCACACGCCCGGCCCGGGGACGCACCGCCCGTTCCTGCCGGGCCTCCCCGATGTCGCCGCCTTTCCCTTCGATGAATGGGGCCGCGCCGTCGGCCGCTTCTGGCGCCGACCGCCGATGGAGCTTCTGAATGACCGGGACGGCCGCGGCCATGGGCCCCTGCGCCGGGCCATCGCCGATTACCTGGTCGCCGTGCGCGGGGCGAAATGCACCGCCGATCAGGTCATCATCACCTCGGGCGCGCAGCAAGGCATCGATCTTTGCGTCCGCGTGCTGTTGGAACCGGGGGCGCCCGTGGTCATGGAAAACCCGGGCTACCGGGGGCTGATCTCGGCCTTTTCCTCGGCCGGGGCCAAGGTCGTGCAGGCGCCGGTGGATGGCGAGGGCCTGGACGTGGCCCGTGCTCGCCGGCTCGCCCCGCATCCGCGCCTGCTGGCGGTGACGCCGTCGCATCAGTTCCCCCTGGGCTCGACCATGTCCCTGGCACGCCGCCTCGACCTGTTGGCCTGGGCGCGGGACGCCGGGTTCTGGGTGCTGGAAGACGATTACGACAGCGAATACCGCTATCGGGGACGGCCGCTGGCCGCGCTTCAGGGATTGGATGGCGGCGATCGGGTGATCTACGTCGGCACTTTTTCCAAGGTCATGTTTCCGGCCCTGCGTCTGGGCTATCTGGTGGTGCCGGAACCGTTGATCGATGCCTTCGTCCGTTTGCGCGGCGCCGTCGACGACTTTCCCGCCCTGGCCATGCAGCCGGTTCTGGCCGGTTTCATGGAGTCAGGCCGTTTCGGCGCTCATGTCCGGCGCATGCGTCAGATTTACGGCGAGCGGCAGGCGGTTCTGCGGGACGAGATGACCACGCGCTTCGCGGGCCTGTTCGATGTGCCTGACGATGACGCGGGCATGCAATTGACCGTCACCCTGGCGCCCGGCGGGCCGGGCGGCACCCTGGCGGACGGGGCCATCGCCCGCGAGGCGGCGGCCTTCGACATTACCGCGCGGGCCTTGTCCGGCTATTACGCCGGGCCCGAACGCCGCCACGGACTGGTTCTGGGGTATACGGCCTATCCCGCCGATGCGCTGAAACGGGCGGCGGGCCTATTGGAACAGGCGGTCGGCCGGGCGTTGGCGGACGGTCAGGAAACGCGGACCTTGACGTAGGTGCCGGGGGCGTCGTCCAGGGCCGGCAGCTTGCCGTCGCCGGGGATGCGCGCGGGCACCGTCTTCTTCCCCGACTGTTTCTTGACCCAGGCGTCCCAATCCGGCCACCAGGATCCTTCGTGCTGCTTGGCCTTGTCGAACCAGGCGTCCGGGTCTTTCGGCGACTGGGAATTCGTCCAGTAGCAGTATTTATTGGCGGAGGGCGGATTAATCACGCCCGCGATATGACCCGAGGCCGACAACACGAAGCGGATGGGGCCTTTGTAAATCTGCGTCGCCGCATAGGTCGCCTTCCACGGCGCGATATGGTCCTCGCGGGTCGAAATCATGTAGGCCGGCACGTCGATCCGGGTCAGGTCGATGGGCGTGCCCGCCAGGGTAATGCCGCCCGGCGTGGCCAGCTTGTTTTCCAGGTACATGTTGCGCAGGTAGAAGGCATGCATGGCCGCCGGCATTCGGGTTGAATCCGAATTCCAGAACAACAGATCGAAGGGGAAGGGGTCCTTGCCCAAGAGGTAGTTGTTGACCACGAAGGACCAGATCAGGTCGTTGGCCCGCAGCATGTTGAAGGTGGTCGCCATTTCCGAGCCTTCGAGGTAGCCGCGCTCGTTCATCTTGGCTTCCATGTTGGCCAGCTGCGTTTCGTCGACGAACACGGACAGATCCCCGGCCTCGGCGAAATCGACCATGGTGGTGAAGAAGGTCGCGGATTTGACCCGGTCCTTCCATTTTTCGCCCTTCTGCGCCGCCATCCAGGCCAGCGCCGCCGCCGTCAGGGTGCCGCCCAGGCAATAACCGATGATGTTGATGGCGCGCTCGCCGGTTGCCTGTTCGATGACGTCCATGGCGGCAAGAGGGCCTTCGAGCATGTAGTCGTCATAGGTTTTCCGGGCCAGCTTGGCATCCGGATTGACCCAGGAGATGACGAACACCGTGTGACCCTGCGCCGACGCCCAGCGGATGAACGAGTTTTCCGGCCGCAGGTCGAGGATATAGAACTTGTTGATCCACGGCGGCACGATCAGCAGCGGCGTCTGCGCGACCTTGTCAGTCAGAGGATCGAATTGGATCAGTTCGATCAGGTCGTTGCGATAGATGACCTTGCCCTTGGCGGTGGCGACGTTCTTGCCGATTTCGAACGCCTCCATGTCGGTCATGCGGATCGCCAGCTTGCCGTCGCCGCGTTCCAGATCTTCCAAAAGATTGTTAAGTCCGTTGACGAGATTTTCGCCCTTGCTTTCGACCGTCGCGCGCAGGGCTTCCGGGTTGGTCATCAGAAAGTTGGTCGGCGACAGGGCGTTGACGAACTGCTTCGTGTAGAAATCGACCTTGTGCTGGGTCTTGCGGTCCAGGCCTTCGACGTCATGAACCGTCGATTCCAGCCACTTCGCGGTCAGAAGATAGGATTGCTTGATGAAGTCGAAGACCTGATTTTCCGACCAGGCCTCGTCGCGGAACCGCCGGTCGTCGCGCGTGGGTTCGGCCACGGGTTCGGCCTCGGCGCCCATCATGCGCAGCGCCGTTGATTGCCACAGCTCCATGTAGCCTTGCCAAAGGGACAGGCCCGATTCCATCATTTTCTGGGGATTGGCCATCATGTGGCGCGTCATTTCGACGAA
This window harbors:
- a CDS encoding sulfite exporter TauE/SafE family protein, which translates into the protein MTFDGLTLSTILIAISAMAFGCAFQTALGLGFALLAAPVLALLDPAFVPGPMLLAGVVLAALTAYGERDAIDRRMLMTCLIGLAAGTVVGAVALQAVQGMNLQRLFGVMILLAVGVSIMAKTAVVKGRGLLAAAGVSGIMGTMAGIHGPAISLAFQNAEPRVARAMLGAYFTAAYLSAVAAQVLIGAFGAPEIGRTVVLLPGVAIGLALAPVTRRYVNRERLRIAILTIAAVSGLILVLK
- a CDS encoding pyridoxamine 5'-phosphate oxidase family protein, translating into MPTSPDLRITDRSKVKRVPKRAAYDRATVDAILDAGLMCHVGYVIDGAPYVTATCYWRHGDRVYWHGSAASRMLRTVTGGVPVCFTVSHLDGLVMARSGFHHSVNYRGVTLFGEAVKIEDPAEKLATLKDFTDRLTPGRWEELRETTDQELKGTTICALAIDEGAAKMRTGGPLDDEPDYDLDVWAGVVPITTVVGEPVADHRLKPGVPEPDYLRRIAIGASHRG
- a CDS encoding PLP-dependent aminotransferase family protein, whose product is MPPSGRVKLGRDSQLIDLSLDRSGGQPLNEQLYKGIKGLILAGVLRSGARLPASRILARELEISRNTVLAAYDQLLAEGFTEARPGAGTRVSADLPDLSGDLRAAGPLPVDAAAPPPLPARVLDLMSRHTPGPGTHRPFLPGLPDVAAFPFDEWGRAVGRFWRRPPMELLNDRDGRGHGPLRRAIADYLVAVRGAKCTADQVIITSGAQQGIDLCVRVLLEPGAPVVMENPGYRGLISAFSSAGAKVVQAPVDGEGLDVARARRLAPHPRLLAVTPSHQFPLGSTMSLARRLDLLAWARDAGFWVLEDDYDSEYRYRGRPLAALQGLDGGDRVIYVGTFSKVMFPALRLGYLVVPEPLIDAFVRLRGAVDDFPALAMQPVLAGFMESGRFGAHVRRMRQIYGERQAVLRDEMTTRFAGLFDVPDDDAGMQLTVTLAPGGPGGTLADGAIAREAAAFDITARALSGYYAGPERRHGLVLGYTAYPADALKRAAGLLEQAVGRALADGQETRTLT
- the phaC gene encoding class I poly(R)-hydroxyalkanoic acid synthase; this translates as MSKKPSGPTSEEDTPESANPFIEIAERSQRLVNDWLTRHGNEIQAPDVDPLNIGEAFVEMTRHMMANPQKMMESGLSLWQGYMELWQSTALRMMGAEAEPVAEPTRDDRRFRDEAWSENQVFDFIKQSYLLTAKWLESTVHDVEGLDRKTQHKVDFYTKQFVNALSPTNFLMTNPEALRATVESKGENLVNGLNNLLEDLERGDGKLAIRMTDMEAFEIGKNVATAKGKVIYRNDLIELIQFDPLTDKVAQTPLLIVPPWINKFYILDLRPENSFIRWASAQGHTVFVISWVNPDAKLARKTYDDYMLEGPLAAMDVIEQATGERAINIIGYCLGGTLTAAALAWMAAQKGEKWKDRVKSATFFTTMVDFAEAGDLSVFVDETQLANMEAKMNERGYLEGSEMATTFNMLRANDLIWSFVVNNYLLGKDPFPFDLLFWNSDSTRMPAAMHAFYLRNMYLENKLATPGGITLAGTPIDLTRIDVPAYMISTREDHIAPWKATYAATQIYKGPIRFVLSASGHIAGVINPPSANKYCYWTNSQSPKDPDAWFDKAKQHEGSWWPDWDAWVKKQSGKKTVPARIPGDGKLPALDDAPGTYVKVRVS